A region from the Candidatus Sulfotelmatobacter sp. genome encodes:
- the recJ gene encoding single-stranded-DNA-specific exonuclease RecJ → MIIPTQVPQWVHHPRRDPERAAGLARALGAPLPVGHALVHRGVSDLEDARRFLDPALEDLHDPLQLLDLELAVQRIRAALDNEEPILIHGDYDVDGITSTFLLFSVLRELGGRVECRIPHRTRDGYGLSLGAIDEAERRGCRLIVTVDCGITAVEPVRVARERGIETVIIDHHEVPAALPEAAAVVNPLRRGCPYPFKPLAGVGVTFKLVEALLRRRGGLDRARDFLDVVALGTIADVVPLVGENRVLARLGLERLNQSPRLGLRALIEVAGLAGRRISSGQVAFVLAPRINAAGRMGNAEQGLRLLLAREPGEARVCAESLEEDNDTRRRYDEAALLEASQRVESELDWPNCSSILLWSEQWHPGVIGIVASRLVERYQRPTILVAVDGDRGRGSGRSLPGLDLNHLLSRCADLLEGYGGHAFAAGLTVRRDRLPELRQRIEALARETLAPEDCVPRLTLDAEVRLAECDFELIEWLERLSPHGLDNPEPVLCSRGLAVAQVGTVGGGKHLRLTVRDASDSVEAIGFGMGARAVELTRGGGVDLAFVPTRNEWMGQARVQLKLKGMQPA, encoded by the coding sequence GTGATCATTCCCACCCAGGTGCCTCAATGGGTTCACCATCCGCGCCGTGATCCCGAGCGGGCGGCGGGCCTGGCGCGCGCCCTCGGCGCGCCGCTACCGGTGGGGCACGCTCTCGTGCACCGCGGGGTTTCCGATCTCGAGGACGCGCGCCGCTTCCTCGACCCGGCGCTCGAGGACCTGCACGATCCGCTTCAGCTTCTCGACCTCGAGCTGGCGGTGCAGCGCATTCGCGCCGCGCTCGACAACGAGGAGCCGATTCTGATCCACGGCGACTACGATGTGGATGGCATCACCTCGACTTTTCTCCTCTTTTCCGTGCTTCGCGAGCTGGGCGGGCGCGTCGAATGCCGGATTCCGCACCGCACCCGCGACGGCTACGGGCTCTCGCTCGGCGCGATCGATGAAGCCGAGCGGCGCGGCTGCCGGCTGATCGTCACGGTCGACTGCGGGATTACCGCCGTCGAGCCGGTGCGCGTGGCGCGCGAGCGCGGCATCGAGACGGTGATCATCGATCACCACGAAGTCCCCGCGGCGCTGCCCGAAGCCGCGGCGGTCGTGAATCCGCTGCGCCGCGGCTGTCCCTACCCGTTCAAGCCTCTGGCCGGCGTGGGCGTCACCTTCAAGCTGGTCGAGGCGCTGCTGCGCCGGCGCGGCGGGCTCGATCGCGCGCGAGACTTTCTCGACGTGGTGGCGCTCGGAACGATTGCCGACGTGGTGCCGCTGGTCGGAGAGAATCGCGTGCTGGCGCGCCTCGGCCTCGAGCGCCTCAATCAGTCGCCGCGGCTCGGGCTGAGGGCGCTCATCGAGGTGGCGGGACTGGCCGGCCGTCGCATCAGCAGCGGACAGGTGGCGTTCGTGCTGGCGCCGCGCATCAATGCCGCCGGCCGCATGGGCAACGCCGAGCAGGGGCTACGCCTGCTGCTGGCGCGCGAACCGGGCGAGGCGCGCGTTTGCGCCGAGAGCCTCGAAGAAGACAACGACACGCGCCGCCGGTACGACGAAGCCGCGCTGCTCGAAGCCTCGCAGCGAGTCGAGAGCGAGCTCGACTGGCCCAATTGCTCGTCGATCCTGCTGTGGTCCGAGCAGTGGCATCCCGGGGTGATCGGGATCGTCGCGTCCCGCCTGGTGGAACGCTATCAGCGGCCGACCATCCTGGTGGCGGTGGACGGGGATCGCGGGCGCGGTTCGGGACGGAGTCTGCCCGGTCTCGATCTCAACCATCTCCTGAGTCGCTGCGCGGATCTGCTGGAGGGCTACGGCGGCCACGCCTTCGCTGCCGGTCTGACGGTGCGCCGCGATCGGCTGCCCGAGCTGCGCCAGCGCATCGAGGCCCTGGCGCGCGAGACGCTCGCCCCCGAGGATTGTGTCCCGCGCCTCACACTCGACGCCGAGGTCCGGCTCGCCGAGTGCGACTTCGAGCTGATCGAATGGCTCGAGCGACTGTCGCCGCACGGGCTCGACAATCCCGAGCCGGTGTTGTGCTCCCGCGGACTCGCCGTGGCGCAGGTCGGCACGGTGGGCGGCGGCAAGCACCTGCGGCTGACGGTGCGCGATGCCTCCGATTCGGTCGAGGCGATCGGGTTCGGCATGGGGGCGCGCGCCGTGGAGCTGACGCGCGGTGGCGGGGTGGACCTGGCGTTCGTTCCCACTCGCAACGAATGGATGGGCCAGGCCCGCGTTCAGTTGAAGCTCAAGGGAATGCAGCCGGCATGA